A window from Solea senegalensis isolate Sse05_10M linkage group LG15, IFAPA_SoseM_1, whole genome shotgun sequence encodes these proteins:
- the mypn gene encoding myopalladin isoform X1 — MQENTDQPPSLSQLLRESYLAEARAQQRHSEMSRSDASSTRLHIYGSLKSRSEDSVGHNDPQLPDLSAFLSQEELDESVNLARQAIGHEQHEGRAEVKASVTPLTPSNISSVSVSSTPTSSLPFMNPSPAPFSAPSTVAAFTKPSPELKEKQATHTAVIPDRKMLKDTTRQDNMISNSTDSSEGFNDFNRSDRNPPFGLETQSKKEFLNKAADFIEELSSLFKANSSKRVRPRSCKAHRSRVQNKTQMDGMALPLSSDNRERSVLPMEVEEEERHSVSASHQPEVQLDSGTGHVELQDGRITEEQKYNRVSREVQEETESCALTDTPYLTESACEPPHFIQKLKSREVSEGSKVQLDCIVRGLPTPEVRWFCEGKELENSPDIQIITNGELHSLIITDAFEEDTGRYSCFASNFYGTDSTSAEIYVEGGASSSDSEGEQHSEHVAQLQGKSQNSAPTLSPFSNHSCSEEEEEILSTQTAGATEEPTEELSSPSTHQPLLLVQTTTSVLSVPELSKPSLVPSAAQPAQEDATLFHSLPQDDTEISEAVEASASAPVTSTSLHTDTATASPLPFNPVVSSVLSVHATPTRTQEPESRSSNHNYLQGLKEEPIMAAPLFTKNLHDLFVSEGQLVVLECRVKGAPSPRVDWYREGKTIEDCPEFRILQKKPRSPAESEEICTLVIAEVLPEDSGMFTCTASNSCGTVSSSAALRVRGSGRNNNHTRPESSQIQETFTSTPDVNPQTEVTVTNNIKPRSSTIRLDPLVSNTLRLDPLNTSTLRLDPHSSSMLRQDHLHTSLSGLEPSSLSSSISSSSYLNSHSTSTPNLDPLHLCQDSRSSGPWSSPQVLSNAKVANALSANEASPEQGVPRPVATSSDTSPKVKGAPNHQNGSPVVVPLPDPPPNSCLKTGTLTNHKDSRSSSRVGLRVHFKLPEDEEDEQSDTSTQCDEDMTQGSANKEPPPVLAKPKLDPAQLQILHNQVLMEQQQLETEPQTQTQTQTQPPSQPSFQTQTRPETQSSHEGLLWSPRVLRETHPPPFQPHLPTTSPPQQTPYAAPPFTTTPHTSTLSSAPTFNTTFSPHHNTSAAPPSTANSQTPSLTFAPSFSTTFSPPLNTVPTFSSAPPFIPQLNTSPLVTSRPPAPQLNTAPPLSTATKTQTNTIHASHLNLSPLAKTAPPPQFSSPPAPKLITVHTESTSATEQITSPAPLLRSTHASLMNLTATSYTFNYTRPREFIAAQTFSPVRSPSPTESPVPLLQELAAELNSSAASSPTLPPFSPPPRILPTRVLQSPTSPPSLVSSPTPGSAQFLNSTFAIRAQSPPQASSPTSSSSTPSPIQNPVAFLSSVLPSLMLSHPTNSMGLPKGAPSGLQKKAPKVRLPSAEDIRGSREILLHDIERKLRVNDNTPQFAHQQKLNYEGKTASRPLGPNIPATVFNYDEEYKVSNFEQRLMSEIEFRLERTPVEESDDEVQHDDIPSGRCIAPIFDKKLKNYKAVEGVPVTFTCKVVGIPLPKVYWFKDGKQILRKNIHYKKIREGDGTCALHIESTTSDDDGNYTIMAANPQGRISCSGHLIVQTGPPRNRLTPIHSQRVRARIQQVESEQTEERFFQPHFLQAPGDMMAHEGRLCRLDCKVSGLPNPELMWLVNGRPIYPDLYHKLLVRENGIHSLVIDPLTQRDGGTYTCIASNKAGQSSFSLELKVVEKETKHPPQFVEKLQNMGIPEGTPVRLECRVVGMPHPVIFWKKDNDTIPKTKDRISMTQDATGYVCLLIQPTTKDDAGWYTVAAKNEAGIVSCTCRLDIYAQWHQSIPAPMKKAPRTGSRYAALTGQGLDIKSAFPTSETNPILFSSSPPEAMLESEEL; from the exons ATGCAAGAGAACACTGACCAGCCACCGTCGCTGTCCCAACTCCTGAGAGAGAGCTACCTGGCAGAGGCCAGAGCTCAGCAGCGCCACAGCGAGATGAGCCGCTCTGACGCTTCGTCCACACGACTTCACATCTATGGCTCGCTCAAAAGCAGGTCTGAGGACTCTGTGGGCCATAATGACCCCCAACTGCCAGACCTCTCGGCGTTCCTCAGCCAGGAGGAGCTGGATGAGAGTGTGAACCTGGCTCGCCAGGCCATCGGACATGAGCAGCATGAGGGGAGGGCAGAGGTCAAGGCCTCTGTTACACCATTGACCCCATCCAACATCTCGTCAGTCTCAGTTTCTTCCACTCCAACATCTTCTCTTCCCTTCATGAACCCCTCTCCTGCTCCCTTTTCTGCCCCCTCCACTGTGGCTGCCTTCACAAAGCCAAGCCCAGAGCTCAAAGAAAAGcaggcaacacacacagcagtcatACCAGACAGAAAGATGCTTAAAGACACCACACGACAGGACAACATGATCAGCAACAGCACAGACTCCAGTGAAGGATTCAATGACTTTAACAGGTCAGACAGGAACCCCCCGTTCGGTCTGGAGACCCAGTCCAAGAAGGAGTTTCTCAACAAGGCAGCAGACTTCATTGAGGAGCTCTCATCTCTATTCAAGGCCAACAGCTCGAAACGTGTTCGACCCAGATCATGCAAAGCTCACAGGAGTAGAGTCCAGAACAAAACTCAGATGGACGGGATGGCTCTTCCCCTCAGCTCTGACAACAGAGAGCGTTCTGTCCTTCCCAtggaagtggaggaagaggaaagacacAGCGTTTCTGCTAGCCACCAACCAGAGGTCCAACTGGACTCTGGGACTGGGcatgtggagcttcaggacggTAGGATTACAGAGGAGCAGAAGTACAACCGTGTTTCTCGGGAGGTGCAGGAGGAGACTGAAAGCTGTGCCTTGACAGACACTCCCTACCTGACAGAGTCTGCGTGTGAGCCTCCTCATTTCATCCAGAAACTGAAAAGCAGGGAGGTTTCAGAGGGAAGCAAGGTTCAGCTCGACTGCATCGTGAGGGGACTCCCTACACCTGAAGTCCG GTGGTTTTGTGAGGGCAAAGAGTTGGAGAACAGCCCTGACATTCAGATCATCACCAACGGAGAGCTGCACTCTCTGATCATCACTGACGCTTTTGAGGAGGACACTGGACGCTACTCTTGCTTTGCATCAAATTTTTATGGCACTGACTCCACGTCAGCTGAGATCTACGTCGAAGGTG GTGCTTCCTCTTCAGACTCCGAGGGAGAGCAGCACTCAGAACATGTAGCCCA GCTGCAGGGGAAAAGCCAAAATTCAGCTCCAACTTTATCTCCATTTTCAAACCATAGCTGctcagaagaggaggaagagattcTGTCAACCCAAACTGCAGGAGCCACAGAGGAACCGACAGAGGAGCTCTCCTCACCTTCAACTCATCAACCCCTTCTACTGGTCCAGACAACAACCTCTGTGCTCTCTGTCCCAGAGCTCTCCAAACCATCACTGGTGCCATCCGCAGCACAGCCTGCTCAGGAGGACGCAACACTATTTCATTCTTTGCCCCAAGACGATACAGAAATTTCAGAAGCTGTGGAAGCATCAGCATCTGCTCCAGTCACATCCACATCCCTGCACACAGATACAGCCACAGCCTCACCTCTGCCCTTTAACCCTGTGGTTTCATCTGTGCTGTCTGTCCATGCAACTCCGACACGAACACAAGAACCTGAG AGTCGATCCTCCAACCACAATTACCTACAAGGATTAAAGGAGGAACCTATAATGGCAGCCCCTTTGTTCACAAAG AACCTGCACGACCTCTTTGTGTCAGAGGGCCAGCTGGTGGTGCTAGAGTGCCGCGTAAAAGGCGCACCATCACCTCGAGTGGACTGGTACAGAGAGGGGAAAACCATTGAGGACTGTCCTGAATTCAGGATCCTGCAGAAAA AACCGAGATCTCCAGCTGAATCAG AGGAAATATGCACTTTGGTCATCGCTGAGGTTCTTCCCGAAGATTCTGGGATGTTTACTTGTACAGCAAGCAACAGCTGTGGAACCGTGTCCAGCTCTGCAGCACTGAGGGTCAGAG GCAGTGGCagaaacaacaaccacacaagGCCTGAGTCCAGTCAAATCCAAGAGACTTTCACATCAACTCCTGATGTAAACCCACAAACAGAAGTTACTGTGACCAACAACATCAAGCCTCGCTCTAGCACCATTCGTCTCGACCCACTCGTCTCTAACACTTTACGCCTGGACCCTTTAAACACCAGCACCCTTCGTCTGGATCCCCACAGCTCCAGCATGCTGCGACAGGACCACCTTCACACCAGCTTATCTGGTCTGGAACCTTCCAGcctgagcagcagcatcagcagcagctcctaCCTCAACTCTCACAGCACCAGCACCCCAAATTTAGACCCTCTCCACCTCTGCCAGGACAGTCGGAGCAGTGGACCATGGAGCAGCCCACAGGTGCTCTCAAACGCAAAAGTTGCCAATGCTCTATCTGCAAATGAGGCCTCACCTGAGCAAGGAGTTCCCAGACCTGTGGCAACATCATCTGACACAAGTCCTAAAGTTAAGGGGGCTCCAAACCATCAGAACGGGAGCCCCGTTGTTGTACCCCTCCCTGATCCTCCTCCTAACTCCTGCCTCAAGACAGGTACCCTGACAAATCATAAAGACTCACGCTCCAGCTCCAGAGTCGGTCTGCGTGTGCACTTTAAACTGCccgaggatgaggaggatgaacaAAGTGACACATCCACTCAGTGTGATGAAGATATGACTCAGGGTTCAGCCAACAAAGAACCACCACCAGTGCTGGCCAAACCCAaact GGACCCTGCACAGCTCCAGATTCTCCACAACCAAGTCCtcatggagcagcagcagctagaGACTGAACCTCAGACCCAAACCCAAACCCAAACCCAGCCTCCGTCTCAACCCTCATTCCAGACCCAGACCCGTCCTGAGACCCAGAGCTCCCATGAGGGTCTGCTCTGGTCACCCAGAGTGTTGCGTGAAACCCATCCACCACCTTTCCAGCCCCACCTTCCCACTACAAGTCCCCCTCAGCAAACACCCTATGCTGCTCCTCCCTTTACCACCACCCCACATACATCCACACTGAGCTCTGCTCCAACATTCAACACCACATTTTCACCTCATCACAACACTTCTGCTGCTCCCCCTTCAACCGCAAACTCACAGACTCCCTCACTGACCTTTGCTCCGTCTTTTAGCACCACCTTTTCACCTCCACTCAACACTGTTCCTACTTTCAGCTCTGCCCCTCCCTTTATTCCCCAGCTAAATACCTCCCCACTGGTGACCTCGCGTCCACCTGCCCCACAGCTGAACACAGCTCCTCCTCTCAGTACAGCCACTAAAACCCAGACAAACACCATCCATGCCTCCCACCTCAACCTGTCTCCTCTTGCTAAAACTGCACCACCTCCTcagttctcctctcctcctgcaccaAAACTTATCACGGTCCACACAGAATCAACCTCGGCCACAGAGCAGATCACCTCTCCTGCACCTCTGCTGAGAAGCACCCACGCCTCCCTCATGAACCTCACAGCCACCTCCTACACCTTCAACTACACCCGGCCCAGAGAGTTCATAGCAGCTCAAACCTTCTCACCGGTTAGGAGTCCTTCCCCAACTGAATCCCCGGTGCCCCTCCTCCAAGAGCTGGCTGCTGAGCTTAACTCCTCTGCAGCCAGCTCCCCTACTCTCCCACCATTTTCACCTCCACCCAGGATCCTCCCCACAAGGGTGCTACAGTCTCCTACAAGCCCTCCTTCACTTGTGTCCTCACCCACACCAGGGTCAGCGCAGTTCCTGAACAGCACGTTTGCCATACGAGCCCAGTCGCCTCCACAGGCTTCATCTCccacctccagcagctccacccCCAGCCCCATTCAAAACCCAGTGGCCTTCCTGAGCTCTGTGCTGCCGTCTCTGATGCTGAGTCATCCCACAAACTCCATGGGTTTGCCGAAGGGAGCTCCATCAGG GTTACAAAAGAAGGCCCCCAAGGTGCGACTCCCATCAGCTGAGGACATTCGAGGGAGCAGAGAAATTCTCCTCCACGACATCGAGAGAAAGCTTCGAGTTAATGACAACACTCCACAGTTTGCACATCAACAG AAGCTGAATTATGAGGGGAAAACAGCGAGCAGACCCCTTGGACCAAACATTCCTGCTACTGTCTTTAACTATGATGAG GAGTACAAAGTGTCCAATTTTGAGCAGAGGCTAATGAGCGAGATAGAATTTCGTTTGGAGAGAACACCAGTGGAGGAGTCGGATGACGAGGTGCAGCACGACGACATCCCCTCAGGAAGATGCATCGCGCCCATATTTGATAAGAAACTGAAGAACTACAAGGCCGTGGAAGGCGTGCCTGTCACTTTCACATGTAAAGTCGTGGGAATCCCTCTTCCAAAG GTTTACTGGTTCAAGGATGGCAAGCAGATCTTGAGGAAGAACATCCATTACAAGAAGATCAGAGAAGGGGACGGGACCTGTGCTCTACACATAGAGTCTACAAccagtgatgatgatggcaaCTACACCATCATGGCAGCTAATCCACAG GGACGAATTAGCTGCTCCGGTCATTTGATTGTCCAGACAGGACCGCCCCGAAATCGACTGACACCTATTCACTCTCAGAG GGTGCGAGCTCGCATTCAGCAAGTTGAGAGTGAGCAAACAGAGGAGCGCTTTTTCCAACCTCACTTCCTCCAGGCTCCAGGAGACATGATGGCTCACGAGGGAAGACTGTGCAGACTAGACTGTAAG GTCAGTGGACTTCCAAATCCAGAGCTCATGTGGTTGGTCAACGGGAGGCCAATCTATCCAGACCTTTACCACAAGTTGCTGGTGCGGGAGAATGGCATCCATTCCCTTGTCATCGACCCTCTGACGCAGAGAGACGGCGGCACGTACACCTGCATCGCAAGCAACAAAGCAGGACAGAGCTCCTTTAGTCTAGAGTTGAAAGTTGTGG AGAAAGAGACGAAGCATCCTCCCCAGTTTGTGGAGAAGCTGCAGAACATGGGTATTCCTGAGGGGACTCCGGTCAGGCTGGAGTGTCGGGTGGTGGGTATGCCCCATCCTGTCATCT